The Epilithonimonas zeae genome contains a region encoding:
- a CDS encoding response regulator, which yields MPKKIIRNLQIGVGLSLLILIASSVASYWSIQKQMDNREKLSASRRSITAVKDVLVALLDAETGNRGYQLTGRETFLEPYNKSLVEFSKAIEKAKALDIDDKVQLDRLNKLEENGNINISNLKQFVENKHHGLVMTQEQILTSKIYMDRCRNLVAEFVKYEEQQLEIKNIDLTRSSNMTVLFIILSAIAAVIVTASFYAKLKSDLIRRDKLEKELTAKDLEISRRVSAIKEIANRVSNGDYSQKAVDNSQDDLGDLVESLNHMTDSLKTSFDKINKSEWRQKGLVLLNDSLSGNKTVKEVTKDSLKNLIDYGGCINGAIYLNEEGRLKLSSAYGLEDHMKKIFEPGEGMVGQVFQNKELKVFNDFNDDNIAISFAGSKINVNNILLMPIISGSYNYGVLELSSTSNFYEDKVEYFVEACRNIGIALNVAKSREEEQRLLEETQTQAEELQVQHSELENLNTELEAQTQKLQASEEELKVQQEELLQSNLELEERSTLLEEKNHLIGERNAEIQRKVEELALSTKYKSEFLANMSHELRTPLNSILLLSRLMAENPDENLNEDQIESAKVIQSSGTSLLTLIDEILDLAKIESGKMTLEHQDVSLEEVVKDLRNLFNPIIHQKELQFNINVDEDVQRNIETDRLRLDQVLRNLMSNAIKFTEKGSINLNIKNDPKNQNSIIFSVKDTGIGIPEEKQNIIFEAFQQADGSTRRKFGGTGLGLSISREIARLLGGELSVTSQVNEGSEFSFRIPTVKPAEVIHFDNNQDLVDVIKDDVEKIQTILGEEDPVELLKTPILEIPKDIEDDRNSITEDDKVILIVEDDTNFAKALLKYARKQNYKAVVSVRGDQAVPFAIQYRPSAILLDIQLPVKNGWQVMDDLKSINETRHIPVHMMSVMRAKKESLMKGAIDFISKPVALDQMNNVFKKIEEVIRKSPQKVLIVEENAKHATALSFFLSNYNISLSVENNVEDSVNALVSNRVDCVILDIGAFKGREYEIVESIKSYEGLENLPIIIFTEHSLSNAEELKIKQYADSIVVKTAHSYQRILDEVGLFLHLVEEKNNAEESRSKTLGSLTEVLSGKKILITDDDARNIFSLTKSLEKYKVEVVLAMDGKQALEQIEKNPDIDVVLMDMMMPEMDGYESIREIRKLPKFSKLPIIAVTAKSMIGDRDKCMAAGASDYISKPVDIDQLLSLLRVWLYES from the coding sequence ATGCCAAAGAAAATTATCAGAAATCTTCAGATAGGAGTCGGGCTGTCACTTTTGATATTAATTGCCAGTTCCGTAGCCTCTTACTGGAGTATCCAAAAACAAATGGACAACAGAGAAAAGCTCTCTGCAAGCCGACGTTCTATCACAGCTGTGAAGGATGTTTTGGTAGCGCTTTTGGATGCGGAAACAGGAAACAGAGGTTATCAGCTAACCGGCAGAGAAACTTTCTTGGAACCTTATAACAAGAGTTTGGTTGAGTTTTCTAAAGCTATAGAAAAAGCAAAAGCTTTGGATATTGATGATAAAGTTCAACTGGATCGTCTCAATAAACTGGAGGAAAATGGTAATATTAATATCAGCAATCTTAAGCAATTTGTAGAAAACAAACATCATGGATTGGTGATGACTCAGGAGCAAATCCTGACCAGCAAAATCTATATGGACAGATGTCGAAATCTGGTTGCCGAGTTTGTGAAATATGAAGAGCAACAGTTGGAGATTAAAAATATTGATTTGACAAGATCGTCCAATATGACAGTTTTGTTCATCATTTTATCGGCCATTGCAGCAGTTATTGTTACCGCTTCTTTCTATGCAAAGCTGAAGTCAGATCTGATCCGAAGAGATAAATTGGAAAAAGAACTTACTGCAAAAGATTTGGAAATTTCTAGACGTGTAAGTGCAATAAAAGAGATTGCAAACAGAGTTTCCAACGGAGATTACAGTCAAAAAGCAGTGGATAATTCGCAAGATGATTTGGGCGATTTGGTAGAGTCTCTCAATCATATGACGGACTCTCTCAAAACTTCATTCGATAAAATTAATAAGAGCGAATGGCGACAAAAAGGTTTGGTGTTACTGAATGATTCTTTGTCTGGAAACAAAACCGTGAAGGAAGTCACCAAAGATTCTCTGAAGAATTTAATCGATTACGGCGGCTGTATCAACGGTGCAATTTATTTGAATGAAGAAGGAAGATTGAAGCTCAGCTCAGCCTATGGTTTGGAAGATCATATGAAAAAAATTTTCGAACCTGGTGAAGGTATGGTTGGACAGGTTTTTCAAAATAAAGAATTGAAAGTCTTTAATGATTTTAACGATGATAATATTGCTATTAGTTTTGCTGGTAGTAAGATCAATGTTAATAATATTTTGTTGATGCCTATTATTTCCGGAAGCTATAATTATGGTGTTTTGGAACTGAGTTCAACTTCTAATTTTTATGAAGATAAAGTTGAATATTTTGTAGAAGCCTGCAGAAATATCGGTATAGCCCTGAATGTTGCAAAAAGTCGTGAAGAAGAGCAACGTCTGTTGGAAGAAACACAGACTCAGGCAGAAGAATTACAGGTTCAGCATTCTGAATTAGAAAATCTGAACACAGAACTGGAAGCGCAAACTCAAAAATTACAAGCTTCTGAAGAAGAGTTGAAGGTTCAGCAGGAGGAATTACTACAATCTAATTTAGAATTAGAAGAACGTTCTACTTTGCTGGAAGAAAAAAATCATTTGATTGGTGAACGTAATGCAGAAATTCAGCGAAAAGTTGAGGAATTGGCTTTAAGCACCAAATACAAATCAGAATTCCTTGCAAATATGTCTCATGAGTTGAGAACTCCATTGAACTCGATTCTTTTGCTTTCAAGATTAATGGCTGAAAATCCGGATGAAAATCTAAACGAAGATCAAATCGAATCGGCAAAGGTGATCCAAAGCTCTGGAACTAGTTTATTGACTTTGATTGATGAAATCTTAGATTTAGCCAAAATCGAATCAGGGAAAATGACTTTGGAACATCAGGACGTTTCGTTAGAAGAAGTGGTAAAAGATTTGCGAAATCTCTTTAATCCAATTATTCATCAAAAGGAACTTCAGTTCAATATTAATGTGGACGAAGATGTTCAAAGAAATATAGAAACCGACAGACTGCGTTTGGATCAGGTCTTGAGAAATCTAATGTCCAACGCTATCAAATTCACAGAGAAAGGAAGTATTAACCTTAATATTAAAAACGATCCGAAGAATCAGAATTCAATTATATTCTCTGTGAAAGATACAGGAATCGGAATTCCGGAAGAGAAACAGAATATTATTTTCGAAGCTTTTCAACAAGCCGATGGTTCTACGAGAAGGAAATTCGGAGGAACAGGTTTGGGATTATCAATCAGCCGTGAGATTGCAAGATTATTAGGTGGAGAATTATCAGTAACCAGTCAGGTGAATGAAGGAAGCGAATTTAGTTTCAGAATTCCGACTGTGAAACCGGCTGAAGTCATTCATTTTGATAATAATCAGGATTTGGTAGATGTCATAAAAGATGATGTGGAAAAAATCCAGACTATTTTGGGCGAAGAAGATCCTGTTGAATTACTGAAAACTCCGATTTTAGAAATTCCAAAAGATATAGAAGACGACAGAAACTCTATCACAGAAGATGATAAAGTGATCTTGATTGTAGAAGATGATACCAATTTTGCAAAAGCTTTACTGAAATATGCCAGAAAACAAAATTATAAAGCTGTGGTTTCTGTGCGAGGCGATCAAGCCGTTCCTTTTGCGATACAATATCGTCCATCCGCAATTTTATTAGATATACAACTGCCTGTAAAAAATGGCTGGCAAGTGATGGATGATCTCAAATCAATTAATGAGACAAGACATATTCCGGTGCATATGATGTCTGTAATGCGCGCTAAAAAGGAAAGTCTGATGAAAGGTGCCATTGATTTTATCAGTAAACCTGTGGCTCTGGATCAAATGAACAACGTTTTTAAAAAAATAGAGGAAGTCATCAGAAAATCACCTCAAAAAGTCCTGATTGTAGAAGAAAATGCGAAACACGCAACAGCTTTGTCTTTCTTTTTGAGTAATTATAACATTTCGTTATCGGTAGAAAATAATGTGGAAGACAGTGTTAATGCTTTGGTTTCTAATAGAGTCGATTGTGTGATTTTGGACATAGGCGCTTTCAAAGGCAGAGAATACGAGATTGTAGAATCAATCAAAAGTTATGAAGGTCTGGAGAACTTGCCAATCATCATTTTCACAGAGCACAGTTTGTCCAATGCAGAAGAACTGAAAATCAAACAATATGCAGATTCTATTGTTGTGAAAACAGCACATTCATACCAGAGGATTTTAGATGAAGTTGGATTGTTTTTACACTTGGTTGAGGAGAAAAATAATGCAGAAGAATCCAGAAGCAAAACTCTGGGATCATTGACAGAAGTTTTGAGTGGCAAAAAGATCCTGATTACCGATGACGATGCCCGAAATATTTTCTCATTAACAAAATCATTGGAGAAGTATAAAGTAGAAGTGGTTTTGGCTATGGATGGCAAACAGGCCTTAGAACAAATTGAAAAAAATCCTGATATCGATGTGGTTTTAATGGATATGATGATGCCGGAGATGGACGGCTATGAATCAATTCGGGAAATCAGAAAACTTCCAAAATTTTCGAAACTTCCAATTATTGCTGTTACTGCCAAATCTATGATTGGCGATAGGGACAAATGTATGGCTGCAGGTGCATCGGATTACATTTCCAAGCCTGTGGATATCGACCAGTTATTATCATTATTACGAGTTTGGTTATACGAAAGTTAA
- a CDS encoding CheR family methyltransferase: MLEPNIVLDHEVEHLIKDVHEVYGYDFSLYSRASFKRRINRICLIDKFTSFAELRYKIVNDPGYLKHFIEEITVNVTEMFRDPHFFKALREKVLPQLGTYPLIRIWVAGCSTGEEAYSVAILLKEAGLYNKSLIYATDINPSVLETASSGVFPINQMKIYSENYILSGGKKDFSDYYTANYDSARFDKSLKEKMILSTHNLVSDSSFNSFQLIICRNVLIYFDKRLQERVFHLFDDSLENLGYLALGTKETLRFSHLQKRYQQLDDQKIWKKADHN, from the coding sequence ATGTTAGAACCTAATATTGTCTTAGATCACGAAGTAGAGCACCTTATCAAAGATGTTCACGAGGTTTATGGTTATGATTTTTCACTTTACAGCAGAGCCTCTTTTAAACGAAGAATCAACCGAATTTGTCTGATAGATAAGTTCACGAGTTTTGCTGAATTGCGGTATAAAATCGTCAATGATCCGGGTTATTTGAAACATTTCATAGAAGAAATCACTGTCAATGTCACCGAGATGTTTAGAGATCCTCATTTCTTCAAAGCTCTGAGAGAAAAGGTTTTACCACAGTTGGGGACTTATCCGCTGATAAGAATTTGGGTGGCAGGATGTTCTACAGGAGAAGAAGCTTATTCGGTCGCGATTTTATTGAAAGAAGCAGGTCTTTATAACAAGTCTTTGATTTATGCAACAGATATCAATCCGTCGGTTTTAGAGACAGCAAGTTCAGGTGTGTTTCCGATTAATCAGATGAAGATTTATTCTGAAAATTATATACTTTCCGGTGGAAAAAAAGATTTTTCAGATTATTATACAGCCAATTATGACAGTGCAAGATTTGATAAAAGCTTGAAAGAAAAGATGATACTATCAACGCATAATTTAGTTTCAGATAGTTCTTTTAATAGTTTTCAATTGATTATTTGCCGTAATGTTTTGATCTATTTTGATAAGCGACTACAAGAAAGAGTTTTCCATCTTTTTGATGATAGTTTGGAGAATCTTGGTTATCTGGCTTTGGGTACGAAGGAAACATTGCGATTTTCTCATCTTCAAAAGAGATATCAGCAGTTGGATGATCAGAAGATTTGGAAAAAAGCGGATCACAATTAA
- a CDS encoding response regulator — MNKKVLIVDDDPRNIFALKLTLKARHYTTETAATGQEAIDILKKDSDITIVLMDMMMPDMDGYQAMKIIRETPAIKDKIIIAVTAQAMAQDREKCLEAGADDYITKPINVDQLLIAIEKKS, encoded by the coding sequence ATGAATAAAAAAGTTCTGATAGTGGACGATGATCCACGAAATATTTTTGCTTTAAAACTGACTTTGAAAGCCAGACATTACACCACTGAAACTGCTGCAACGGGTCAGGAAGCGATTGATATCTTAAAAAAAGACAGTGATATCACTATTGTTTTGATGGATATGATGATGCCCGATATGGATGGATATCAGGCAATGAAAATCATTCGTGAAACGCCTGCGATAAAGGATAAAATTATTATTGCTGTAACAGCACAAGCAATGGCGCAAGACCGTGAGAAGTGTTTGGAAGCCGGAGCAGACGACTATATTACAAAACCGATTAATGTGGATCAGTTATTGATTGCCATAGAAAAAAAGTCATAA
- a CDS encoding chemotaxis protein CheB yields METELVIIGGSAGSLQVIIELIRNLDADLSFSIVLVVHRKAQSVSILPSLLQQYSKIEVIEIEDKTEIEINKIYIAPADYHLLFDDKTNVSLDRSEKLHFSRPSIDIAFSSAGEVFGDKLLAVLLSGANSDGVEGLQHIKKNGGKIWIQNPDTAQVDYMPRQAAERVRFNQLITSENLPIQLNELNKNNKL; encoded by the coding sequence ATGGAAACAGAATTAGTGATTATAGGAGGATCAGCCGGCAGTTTGCAAGTGATTATAGAACTCATTAGAAATCTTGATGCGGATTTGAGTTTTTCTATCGTATTGGTTGTTCATCGCAAAGCACAATCTGTAAGTATTTTACCATCATTATTACAACAATATTCTAAGATAGAAGTCATAGAAATAGAAGATAAAACAGAAATAGAAATCAATAAAATTTACATTGCTCCGGCAGATTATCATTTATTGTTTGATGATAAAACAAATGTTTCACTGGACAGATCAGAGAAGCTGCATTTTTCCCGCCCGTCAATTGATATAGCTTTCAGTTCCGCTGGAGAAGTATTTGGTGACAAATTGTTAGCTGTTCTTTTGTCGGGAGCCAATTCTGATGGTGTCGAAGGTTTGCAGCACATCAAAAAAAATGGAGGTAAAATATGGATACAAAATCCTGATACAGCGCAAGTAGATTATATGCCAAGACAAGCTGCGGAACGAGTAAGATTTAATCAATTGATAACTTCTGAAAATCTTCCAATCCAACTTAATGAATTAAATAAAAATAATAAACTATAG
- a CDS encoding response regulator, with translation MSKKKILIFDDDTTLLELISIIFEDGGYEVDISQTSHNILEKVSEFYPDIILMDNWIPNIGGIEATKLLKSQEEFKHIPVIYVTANNDIESLAESAQADDFVAKPFDLEDLEQKVAKYLN, from the coding sequence ATGAGCAAGAAAAAAATATTAATCTTTGATGATGATACCACACTTCTGGAACTGATTTCTATTATTTTTGAAGATGGTGGTTACGAAGTCGATATATCGCAAACTTCGCATAATATTCTCGAGAAAGTGTCGGAGTTTTATCCGGATATTATTCTGATGGATAACTGGATTCCGAATATTGGAGGAATAGAAGCAACAAAACTCTTGAAAAGCCAGGAAGAATTCAAACACATTCCAGTAATCTATGTAACTGCTAATAACGACATCGAGTCTTTAGCCGAAAGCGCCCAAGCTGATGACTTTGTTGCGAAGCCTTTTGATCTGGAAGATTTGGAACAGAAAGTTGCTAAATATTTGAATTAA
- a CDS encoding hybrid sensor histidine kinase/response regulator, with amino-acid sequence MVLIVDDNPNNIFSLKKLLESNDFEVDTALSGEEALGKALKNDYSLVILDVQMPDMDGFEVAENLSGYSKTKDVPIIFLSAVSIEKKFITQGYRSGGKDYVTKPVDPDILLLKAKTFYNLQENNLAMKKTQHNLELENRGRKEAQATMKSQIDHFHVMLQALPQIAFTLNENGEVDFVNCKWYQYSENEKDFPETHPDDHNIREQFEECRKRGKALELEIRIKNIKNQAYRYHLLRMSPVFEGENIKNWVGTFTDIDDQKRIEKEKDEFLSIASHELKTPLTSIKAYTQLLSRKLKQNDENSELMYVQKTLDQIDKLNSLITDLLDVSKIENGKLKINKKPENLNQVLENALETILHTSGSDVKIERHGVKPDFMIPLDKIRIEQVLINFLTNAIKYSPENHQIIVTTFTDEKEVRISVTDFGIGIPDFKQEYVFQKFYRVEESSLQFQGLGIGLYICSEIINQHHGTIGVSSELGEGSTFYFTLPLN; translated from the coding sequence ATGGTCTTAATTGTTGATGATAATCCCAATAATATATTTTCTTTAAAAAAATTATTAGAGTCCAATGATTTTGAAGTAGATACAGCACTTTCAGGTGAAGAAGCTTTAGGGAAAGCGCTTAAAAATGACTATTCTTTGGTAATTCTGGATGTCCAGATGCCGGATATGGATGGTTTCGAAGTTGCTGAAAATTTATCAGGTTACAGCAAAACCAAGGATGTTCCGATCATTTTTCTTTCGGCAGTCAGCATCGAGAAAAAATTTATTACCCAAGGCTATAGATCCGGAGGTAAAGATTATGTTACCAAACCCGTTGATCCAGACATTCTTTTATTAAAAGCAAAAACGTTTTACAATCTGCAGGAGAACAATCTTGCGATGAAGAAAACACAGCACAATCTGGAGCTGGAAAATAGAGGACGAAAGGAAGCGCAGGCAACCATGAAATCTCAGATTGATCATTTTCATGTAATGTTGCAGGCTTTACCTCAAATCGCTTTTACCTTGAATGAAAATGGTGAAGTCGATTTTGTTAATTGTAAATGGTATCAATATTCTGAAAATGAAAAAGATTTTCCGGAAACTCATCCAGACGATCACAATATCCGAGAGCAATTTGAAGAATGTAGAAAAAGAGGCAAAGCGCTGGAGCTGGAAATCAGAATCAAGAATATCAAAAATCAAGCTTACCGCTATCATTTGCTGAGAATGTCGCCTGTTTTTGAAGGTGAAAATATCAAAAATTGGGTAGGAACTTTCACCGATATCGATGATCAAAAAAGAATCGAGAAAGAAAAAGACGAGTTCCTAAGTATTGCCAGCCACGAGCTGAAAACGCCTTTGACAAGTATAAAAGCTTACACTCAATTACTAAGTCGTAAACTAAAGCAGAACGACGAAAATTCTGAATTAATGTACGTCCAAAAAACATTAGACCAAATCGATAAACTTAATAGTTTGATTACGGATTTGCTTGATGTTTCCAAAATAGAGAACGGAAAATTAAAGATTAATAAAAAACCGGAAAATCTGAATCAGGTTCTGGAAAATGCTCTTGAAACGATTCTGCATACGAGTGGAAGCGATGTTAAAATCGAACGTCACGGTGTGAAGCCGGATTTTATGATTCCGCTGGATAAGATAAGAATAGAGCAGGTTTTGATTAATTTCTTAACCAACGCTATCAAATATTCTCCTGAAAATCATCAGATTATTGTCACCACTTTTACCGACGAAAAAGAAGTTCGAATTAGCGTAACAGACTTTGGGATTGGGATTCCGGATTTCAAACAGGAATATGTTTTCCAGAAGTTTTATCGTGTTGAAGAATCGTCTCTACAGTTTCAAGGTCTGGGAATCGGACTTTATATCTGTTCAGAAATTATTAATCAGCACCACGGGACAATCGGTGTTTCCAGCGAGCTGGGAGAAGGTTCTACATTTTATTTCACCTTACCATTAAACTAA
- a CDS encoding B12-binding domain-containing radical SAM protein: MKDILLITPPFTQLNTPYPATAYIKGFLNTKNISSHQIDLGIEVILELFSKNGLQKVFNVSIDLYNVSENSQRIFALREEYIKTIDQVILFLQNQNPTLARQICSMNFLPEASRFNQLDDMEFAFGNMGLQDKAKHLATLYLEDLSDYIVENIDSDFGFSRYAERLGKSANSFDELYAKINNANSFIDEITLDILKKKLELVQPKLVCFSVPFPGNLYSAFRCAKLIKENYPHIKTAMGGGFPNTELRDIKDKRVFELIDFITLDDGELPLELVYQNVCQTENLEAEYKRTFLLENGEVTYKNNSKKHDYKQAEVGTPDYSDLQLDHYISVIEVANPMHSLWSDGRWNKLTMAHGCYWGKCTFCDISLDYIRIYEPISAKILVDRMEELIQTTGETGFHFVDEAAPPALMREVALEILRRNLVVTWWTNIRFEKSFTQDLCFLLKISGCVAISGGLEVASDRLLKLIDKGVSVDQVAKVTRNFTEAGIMVHAYLMYGYPTQTVQETVDSLEMVRQLFEMGILQSGFWHQFAMTAHSPVGQNPEEFGVTPIKQEILFANNDIDFVDKTGIDHSKFSFGLKKSLFNYMHGINFEMPLQDWFDFKIPRTTIHPDYIHDSLLEEENFAFKPNSKIIFLDRNVIAEDFVKTKKGNSYNLTRITFHLKTNILKIELEKEKADWLISVLQDNSIENAKKITLQQLKNQYEEHLEDFELFWFSKPIQQLKENGIILSL, encoded by the coding sequence TTGAAAGACATTCTTCTCATTACTCCGCCTTTTACCCAACTGAATACGCCCTATCCCGCGACGGCTTATATTAAAGGTTTTCTTAATACCAAAAATATATCCAGTCACCAGATAGATCTTGGGATTGAAGTGATTTTGGAGTTATTTTCCAAGAATGGACTTCAGAAAGTTTTCAATGTTTCGATTGATCTTTATAATGTTTCTGAAAATTCTCAAAGGATATTTGCCCTGCGAGAAGAATATATCAAAACCATAGATCAGGTGATTCTTTTTTTACAGAATCAAAATCCAACTTTGGCGAGACAGATTTGCTCTATGAATTTCCTTCCGGAAGCTTCCCGCTTCAATCAGTTGGATGATATGGAATTTGCTTTCGGGAATATGGGTTTGCAGGATAAAGCAAAACATTTGGCAACCTTATATTTAGAAGATCTTTCCGATTATATTGTGGAGAATATCGATTCCGATTTTGGATTCAGCAGATATGCCGAAAGATTGGGGAAAAGTGCTAATTCTTTTGATGAATTATATGCTAAAATCAATAATGCCAATAGTTTTATTGATGAAATTACTTTAGACATTTTAAAGAAAAAACTGGAATTGGTTCAGCCAAAATTGGTTTGTTTTTCTGTTCCTTTTCCTGGAAATTTGTATTCTGCTTTCCGATGTGCCAAGTTGATTAAAGAAAACTATCCTCACATCAAAACCGCAATGGGTGGCGGTTTCCCAAATACTGAATTAAGAGATATCAAAGATAAAAGAGTTTTTGAATTAATAGACTTTATCACATTAGACGACGGCGAATTGCCACTTGAATTGGTTTACCAGAATGTTTGTCAGACTGAGAATCTAGAAGCCGAATATAAAAGAACATTCCTTCTAGAAAACGGAGAAGTTACTTATAAAAACAATTCAAAAAAACACGATTACAAACAAGCCGAAGTTGGAACACCAGACTATTCTGATTTGCAATTAGACCATTATATTTCTGTGATAGAAGTTGCCAATCCGATGCACAGCTTGTGGAGCGATGGCCGATGGAACAAGCTCACAATGGCACACGGCTGTTATTGGGGGAAATGTACATTCTGTGATATTTCTTTGGATTATATCAGAATTTATGAACCTATTTCTGCCAAAATTTTGGTGGACAGAATGGAAGAACTCATCCAAACGACAGGTGAAACCGGTTTCCATTTTGTGGACGAAGCAGCGCCTCCAGCCTTGATGCGAGAAGTAGCTCTGGAAATTCTAAGAAGAAATCTCGTCGTGACTTGGTGGACGAACATTCGATTTGAAAAAAGCTTCACACAGGATCTTTGTTTTTTGTTGAAGATTTCAGGTTGTGTTGCGATCTCTGGCGGATTGGAAGTGGCGAGTGACCGATTATTAAAACTAATAGACAAAGGTGTTTCCGTAGATCAGGTGGCAAAAGTGACAAGAAACTTCACCGAAGCTGGGATTATGGTTCACGCTTATCTGATGTATGGCTACCCGACTCAGACCGTTCAGGAAACGGTGGATTCTCTCGAGATGGTTCGACAATTGTTTGAGATGGGGATTTTGCAAAGTGGTTTTTGGCATCAGTTTGCGATGACCGCGCATTCTCCAGTGGGACAAAATCCAGAAGAGTTTGGTGTTACACCTATCAAGCAAGAGATTTTGTTTGCCAACAACGATATCGATTTTGTTGATAAAACAGGCATCGATCATAGTAAATTCAGTTTTGGACTGAAGAAATCTTTGTTCAACTATATGCACGGGATTAACTTCGAAATGCCTTTGCAGGATTGGTTTGATTTCAAAATTCCGAGAACTACGATTCATCCGGATTATATCCACGACAGTCTTTTGGAGGAAGAAAACTTCGCCTTCAAACCAAATTCCAAAATTATTTTTCTGGACAGAAATGTGATTGCTGAAGATTTTGTCAAAACCAAAAAAGGCAATTCCTACAACTTAACGAGAATCACTTTTCACCTGAAAACCAACATTCTGAAGATAGAATTGGAAAAAGAAAAAGCCGATTGGCTTATCTCTGTTTTGCAGGACAATTCTATAGAAAACGCAAAGAAAATCACGCTTCAGCAACTCAAAAATCAATATGAAGAACATTTGGAGGACTTCGAGTTATTCTGGTTTTCAAAACCGATACAGCAGTTGAAAGAGAACGGGATTATTCTGAGTTTGTAA
- a CDS encoding efflux transporter outer membrane subunit, which yields MNIITKIKEVLGISLIAVGAISCMPKLALEKVTPELPEAFKQTATADTASVANLEWRQFFNDPILQGLIEKGIKNNYDLQIALKQVASSQERLKQAKYMQYPDVGFGVSAQISKPSKNSMNGQSLNLFLGQSHVEDYNAAFNLSWEADIWGKIKNQQEVSKMQYLQTYEATKAIQTQVVAAIAQGYYNLLMLDKQLQIAKSNLELSTNTLSITEKIWKSGDATSLGIQQSKAQKEYTELLITQLEQNIAIQENALSILIGENPTKINRTIEMSDTSLPQNLSAGLPAAMVSRRPDVRQQELVLLESNALIGIAQANMYPSLKITANGGVNSFKIDNWFQIPASLFGSALGGLTQPIFQKRQLKTDLNVAKIQREKNVLAFRQSVLNAVGEVSDALVSNESLKVQEQKASEQVSTLKDGIKSAELLYKSGMANYLEVIVAQGNSLQAELNLASVKRQRLSSIVDLYRALGGGWK from the coding sequence ATGAATATAATTACTAAAATAAAAGAGGTTTTGGGAATATCGCTGATTGCGGTAGGTGCAATTTCCTGTATGCCAAAGCTGGCATTGGAAAAAGTGACGCCAGAGTTACCAGAAGCCTTCAAACAGACTGCTACAGCCGATACAGCGAGCGTTGCGAATCTGGAATGGAGACAATTTTTTAATGACCCGATTTTACAAGGTTTGATAGAAAAGGGAATCAAAAATAACTACGATTTGCAGATTGCTTTAAAGCAAGTTGCATCTTCTCAAGAACGTTTGAAACAAGCAAAATATATGCAATATCCGGATGTTGGTTTCGGAGTTTCTGCACAGATTTCCAAACCTTCCAAGAATAGTATGAACGGACAAAGTCTGAACTTATTTTTAGGACAAAGTCACGTTGAGGATTATAATGCGGCGTTCAATCTGTCTTGGGAAGCTGATATCTGGGGAAAAATCAAAAACCAGCAGGAGGTTTCTAAAATGCAATATCTGCAGACTTATGAAGCGACAAAAGCAATTCAGACCCAAGTAGTGGCAGCGATTGCGCAAGGTTACTACAACCTTCTAATGCTGGATAAACAACTACAAATTGCAAAATCGAATTTGGAATTGAGTACCAATACGCTTTCTATCACAGAAAAAATCTGGAAAAGTGGCGATGCGACTTCTTTGGGGATTCAACAATCTAAAGCTCAAAAAGAATATACAGAACTTTTGATTACACAGTTGGAGCAAAATATTGCCATTCAGGAAAATGCGTTAAGTATTTTGATAGGTGAAAATCCGACAAAAATCAACAGAACGATTGAAATGTCGGACACTTCCCTACCTCAAAATTTATCTGCCGGATTACCTGCAGCAATGGTAAGCCGCCGTCCGGATGTTCGTCAGCAGGAACTGGTTTTGCTGGAATCTAATGCTCTGATTGGAATTGCCCAAGCGAATATGTATCCGTCTTTGAAAATAACTGCAAATGGAGGTGTAAATTCTTTCAAAATTGATAACTGGTTTCAGATCCCGGCATCGTTGTTTGGCTCTGCTTTAGGAGGATTGACTCAACCTATTTTCCAAAAAAGACAATTAAAAACTGATTTGAATGTAGCTAAAATACAAAGAGAGAAAAATGTTTTGGCATTTCGTCAATCTGTCCTGAATGCTGTCGGCGAAGTTTCTGATGCTTTGGTTTCTAATGAAAGTCTAAAAGTTCAGGAACAAAAGGCAAGCGAACAAGTTTCAACATTGAAAGATGGAATAAAAAGCGCTGAACTACTTTATAAAAGCGGAATGGCAAATTACTTAGAAGTGATTGTTGCTCAAGGTAATTCTCTGCAAGCTGAACTGAATCTTGCTTCTGTTAAAAGACAGAGACTGAGCAGTATTGTTGACCTTTACCGAGCGCTTGGTGGCGGTTGGAAGTAA